The following are from one region of the Pocillopora verrucosa isolate sample1 chromosome 3, ASM3666991v2, whole genome shotgun sequence genome:
- the LOC136279323 gene encoding adenosine receptor A2b-like, whose product MDFNSWNTFWDICFGVLVTLIIAGNVLTIWIFFKHRRQKRTYPLLISLAVADLLVGIFAIPFYIKAVVSQGYTWFVISIGADVFTGITSIYTLAVISLERMLAVGWPVRHRTLNCRVYVCAISIPWIIAAIFTTSVVLPMLNIIGRENSLYYIVLISGIPLIAICVANFVVWKKQKMPFHNQNHIKREVKLAKTLALITGTSLFTWLPFQILNILFALKVTQNFHLIELTTFIIKFLQFSNSFVNVIIYPFRIPQFKRTLFQILNFCVIPFERSRNEVSPSTGTGSIVSLITFDNATFSPSNVQQESSL is encoded by the coding sequence ATGGATTTTAACTCTTGGAACACTTTCTGGGATATATGTTTTGGTGTATTGGTGACTTTGATCATTGCAGGGAATGTTCTCACCATCTGGATATTCTTCAAACACAGACGTCAAAAACGCACTTACCCTCTTCTCATAAGCTTAGCTGTTGCTGATTTGCTGGTGGGAATTTTCGCTATCCCTTTTTATATAAAAGCAGTTGTATCACAGGGATATACATGGTTCGTTATTTCCATCGGTGCTGACGTTTTCACTGGTATAACGTCCATCTACACTCTTGCGGTCATTTCCTTGGAGAGAATGCTCGCCGTCGGTTGGCCTGTTCGTCACAGAACTCTGAACTGTCGTGTGTACGTCTGCGCTATTAGTATACCGTGGATCATAGCGGCAATATTTACTACTTCAGTGGTGTTACCGATGCTTAATATAATAGGGAGGGAGAATTCCTTGTAttatattgttttaatttctggAATCCCTCTGATAGCTATATGTGTAGCAAACTTTGTTGTTTGGAAGAAGCAGAAAATGCCATTTCACAACCAGAATCATATCAAAAGAGAAGTGAAATTGGCGAAGACACTAGCTCTCATAACGGGAACATCGCTTTTTACCtggcttccttttcaaattctaaatattttgtttgcattgaAAGTCACACAAAATTTTCACCTTATTGAATTAACAACATTTATTatcaaatttttacagtttagCAATTCGTTTGTGAACGTGATAATTTATCCGTTCAGAATCCCACAATTTAAGCGCACGTTATTCCAGATACTCAATTTCTGTGTAATTCCCTTTGAAAGATCTAGAAATGAGGTATCTCCATCAACCGGGACCGGGTCAATTGTCTCCTTGATAACGTTTGATAATGCGACCTTTTCACCATCCAACGTTCAACAGGAAAGTTCACTTTAG
- the LOC131780680 gene encoding adenosine receptor A1-like, with protein sequence MDFNSWNIFWGICFGVLVTLIIAGNVLTIWIFFKQRRQKRSYSLLISLAVADLLVGIFAVPFYIKVVVSQGYTWYVISTGADVFTGTTSIYTLAVISLERMYAVGWPLRHRTVNYRVYVCAISIPWIIAAIVTTLVVLRISNIIGKEYFFYYLVLIPGVPLITICVVNFVIWKKQKTPFRDQNHIKREVKLAKTLALVTGTSLFTWLPFQILNILFALKVTQNFHLIELTLFIIKFLQFSNSVVNVIIYPFRIPEFKRTLFQILNFCVIPFGRLSIAVSPSAGNGSFSQSNVHQESSL encoded by the coding sequence ATGGATTTTAACTCATGGAACATCTTCTGGGGTATATGTTTCGGTGTATTGGTGACTTTGATCATTGCAGGAAATGTTCTCACCATCTGGATATTCTTCAAACAGAGACGCCAAAAACGCTCTTACTCACTTCTCATAAGCTTGGCAGTTGCTGATTTGCTGGTGGGGATTTTTGCTGTCCCTTTTTATATAAAAGTAGTTGTATCACAGGGATATACATGGTACGTTATTTCCACCGGTGCTGACGTTTTCACTGGCACAACGTCCATCTACACTCTTGCGGTCATTTCCTTGGAAAGAATGTACGCCGTCGGTTGGCCTCTTCGTCACAGAACTGTGAACTATCGTGTTTACGTCTGCGCTATTAGCATACCGTGGATCATAGCGGCAATAGTTACTACTTTAGTGGTGTTACGGATATCTAATATAATAGGGAAGGAGTATTTCTTTTATTATCTTGTTTTAATTCCTGGAGTCCCTCTGATAACTATATGTGTAGTAAACTTTGTTATTTGGAAGAAGCAGAAAACGCCATTTCGCGACCAGAATCACATCAAAAGAGAAGTGAAATTGGCGAAGACACTAGCTCTCGTAACAGGAACATCGCTTTTTACTtggcttccttttcaaattctaaatattttgtttgcattgaAAGTCACACAAAATTTTCACCTTATCGAATTAACACTATTTATTatcaaatttttacagtttagCAATTCAGTTGTGAACGTGATAATTTATCCGTTCAGGATTCCAGAATTTAAGCGCACTTTATTCCAGATACTTAATTTCTGTGTAATTCCCTTTGGAAGATTGAGCATTGCGGTATCTCCATCAGCTGGGAACGGGTCATTTTCGCAATCAAACGTTCACCAGGAAAGTTCGCTTTAG